In Terriglobia bacterium, the genomic stretch TGCCAGTGTTCCGGATCCCCGCCCCACTTTGGCGTTTATGAAAGGGTCAACAAATCGGCTCCTTGGATGACCCTTCGTGCACCAAGCGAAAGCCTACTCGATGTGAATCCTTGGCGGAGGTTGACCCGTCACTGGAGCGAATCTCGAATCACGTCTCTGGAATCAAAATGCATGGCGCGATCGAGGCAACCGCCCCCGGAGAGCTGAATGGAGGAGAAAGTGGAACAACGAGATCGAGGGGGACAAGCTCAGAGGCAAGGTTAAACTGGGATTTGTGCCCTCCAATCCTTTGACCACTGAGAGCGCCATCCACGACTTGAGGAAGACAGATCTCACAATCACTCTCAATTCTTCATGGGCGCTTCACCTCGGTCTTCTTACCCGTCAGACTCCCTTCTCATCGATTCGTGCCCATCAAGATTGAGAATTCAATTGATTCACCTTTTCGAGAAGGGGCTGGATATTCATCTGAAAAGGGCTCCATTTCAGCCGCTCGGATTCTCCTTGAGGGGCTCCGAACAACCGGGTCCCAATCACTTCCCCCAGCTTCCGGTAACTCTCCCACTGGGCCTCGTCGAAGTATTGATTCATGGTCGATTCCTGGGGAAAATCCTCATGCTCCTCATGATACTGGATCAAATCGATAGGCTCATCTCCGGTGAGCGTGGGCTTAATCAAAAAGAGGATCGATTCGGCCTCCTTCTTGCCATCGTAACAGACCTTGGCGATGGCCGCATGGGCCGCAGAGAATCCCCCCTGTTCGGGGGTGACCGTCGTCTTCTTCCCCTCCCGGGGTAAATCCTGTTCACTCCAATTTCCGCGGCGAAGATTCTCGAGGGATCCGATGAAGGGATAGACAGAGTCCGCCAGGACCTCCTTCAACTCCATGTCCGTCAGAAAGGTGATTTCAGTGTTGAAATCTTTGCGGGCCTTTCGAACCAGGTTGGCGACGTCCGAGAAATCGTAATCCGGGTCACAACCGTTGTCACATACGATGATCAGAGGAACACGACGGCGGACAAGTTCGTAGCAGGCTGTGTTTTCGAAATGCCCGCCGTCTGTAAGATACCAGTGTGGCCGAGCGGGGCCGTGAAAGCGCGCGGTGAACTCATTCAGCATGTACATCTGAACCGGGAATGCCTCCGTGAAGACCGCACCTATGCTCCTGGAGATCTTGAGATTTCTTGTCGCACCGGTTCGAATATTCGGATCCACGCCGCTGCCCCACCAATAGCCCAGTCGCAGGTTGGCCATACCACAGAGCAGACTCAGTCCCAGGCTGGTTCGCGACCCGAGCCCGGTGGAAAATGCGGCCCCTGAAATCCCCGTCCACTGTCCCAGGCTCAGGGGCTCGCAAAAAATTCCCCCATGAGGTGTTTCCGATTGGAAGATGTGAAACTTGTTTCTGTCTCCTTCGAGAACGGCGTCGGCGGGTCGGTCCCAGAGGGCGTGATGATTCACCCCCACACTGATCCCAAAGGGACTGACCGCCATGGCCAGCCCCTTCCGGTCGCGCTGTTCGATCTGCGACTTCCCGGAGACCGTCTCATTCAAAGTGACATTGATTAAATGAATCGGGCCGCCCGTCAGATGCGGAGTATATTCCTTCATCTTGACTTCATCGCCCTTGATCACCTCGGTCACACTGCGCCCTTTCCCGCTCAAACGGATCGGATTCGAAGCGCCTGGGTAGGCCCTGGTGAGGCGCGCCCCGTAAATCGCCGCATGGGAGGATTGGTTGAGAAACTGGAAGGTCTGGCCAAAGGCGTAAGAAAGCCCGATGCATACGAGTAGTGTCATCGAAAGCCACTTCCAATTCATGGAAGACACGATCTCGGCCATGTCATCATCATTGACCGCCAGAGTCTCCTCGGATCCGGCCTCCTGAATCACGATGTGCCTCTCAGAGCTGAGTCCCACCTTGTCCTTTGGCGCATAGTTGTCCCAGATCATATGTCCGGCGTTGCCGTAAGGGATTTGCCATCCCCAGGAAAACCCATGGGCGATGACCGAGAGGGAAGTGAGAACCACCATCAGGAGGGCGATCGCTCCAAGCGATGCGAAGAACTGGACGCGGAGCTTCGGCCGGCCCTTGCCCGCCATTCCGGCCAGCAGGATGGCAACCCTCTGAGCAACGGCCATGAACCCGGTGACGCCGGCGGCTGCGGCCAGGGCCTTGAAAGAGGAAAGGCCCCGGAACAAGCCCATGTGCCTCAAGTAAGCGTAAACCGTCTGCCCCAGAGAGTCCACAACGGCAAAGATCAGAAGCCCCACCGAGATCCAGACCCACAGGGCCAGCCAGGAGGAGAGCCGATTCCGAAGCAGCAGGGCTCGCGAAGCGCGACTCATCTCAGGCTCGCGCAAACTCCAGAAGTTCCAGCTGATGATCCACACGATCAAGGTGAGTGCAGAACAAACCATCATGACAAACAGGAAGACCGAAAAACTGGGAGAGGTGGGTCCCATGGATCGATGAATCAACTGCACGATCCCCAGGATGATCATGAAGACGAACACCGTGATCCACGGGTGCCGAGTCAACCCTGAGGATGCATCGGATTTCTCGCCGGTGATCAACCAGTATGCCCACGCGAAAGGAACCACCAGGAAGACCAGTGTGAACAGCGGAAGAAGAATATAAGGGCTCCACCACACGAACCCCGTGGGCATCCCGGGGACAATGTCCTTGAGGATGGGGAGTGAGTAAAGGGTCAAAGATGACCCGATCGCCCGGAGGCCGTTGGCCAGGAGAAAGAGGGTCAGGAAAAGGACCGAGAGAACGATCTGAACCGCAATCCAGTTCCGAACATAGACGCTGGTTGCAAGGAGCGTATCGCCCGAGCCGTTAGGCGAGAGGTAGCGGCCATTGTTGCGAAGCCAGTCCACGGGTCTCGAATCCAGGTTGTTCGGAGCGAGGATATTTTCGACTCGTCCCACCGTGCTTTGTGCTTCGGGCTGACCCTTCTCGATCGACCGGTAGGCGTCTTTCAGTTCACTGATTTCGTCCGCGGGGTTCTTCAGGTTGACCCAGGGGCGCACGAAGAGCATCCCGAGAAAAGATCCGATGTAGCCTCCGCCGGAAACCGTGGAAAGATAATCGACCTTTCGAAGAAGATGATTCCTGGAGAGGGCCTGGAGGATGCCCAATGAGAATGTCGCACTGCGAATCCCCCCGCCTGACAGGGCAAGCCCGACCCGTTCCTTCGCAGGGTCCTCGCCTGCCTGCTTCCGGCGCTCCACGATCGCCTTGATCTCGAGCTCAGAGAGTTGTTTCGGAAATTGACTCAACTCCTGTGGAAAAAGGATTCGATCTGCAATAGAGGCAGGATAACTTTCTTTGCTCATGAACCCTCCACGGGGACGACAGCCTGCTCGCCAGCCGGCGCGAAGAGCAGAGCCCGGCGAGGCGGCAGAGCAATGGTCGACTCATGCGCCATTTCAAAAGGACGATGGAAAGATGAGAGCGTCGAATGTATGCCTGGCGCGATCCAGGGAGCGCTCAGAGAATGTTTCAGGAACGACGGGAGCTTACAGCGAGGATTTGAGCGATGTCAAGGAGTTTGGATTGAGCGCGGTTCGGCAGGACACGGCTTTAAGATGTTCGCACAGATCTGAAGGTTCACCTTTTCAAAAATCCGATCTTGACGAGGAAATTCGAAAGGGCACTGCTGAACTCCTTCGGTTTTTCCATCATTAGAAAGTGGCTTACCTCCGGCCACGTCTGGTAATCGAGGTTGGGGGCGATGCTGCGATCGAACTGCTCGTTGTCGGCAGCCCAATTGGA encodes the following:
- a CDS encoding patatin-like phospholipase family protein, whose translation is MSKESYPASIADRILFPQELSQFPKQLSELEIKAIVERRKQAGEDPAKERVGLALSGGGIRSATFSLGILQALSRNHLLRKVDYLSTVSGGGYIGSFLGMLFVRPWVNLKNPADEISELKDAYRSIEKGQPEAQSTVGRVENILAPNNLDSRPVDWLRNNGRYLSPNGSGDTLLATSVYVRNWIAVQIVLSVLFLTLFLLANGLRAIGSSLTLYSLPILKDIVPGMPTGFVWWSPYILLPLFTLVFLVVPFAWAYWLITGEKSDASSGLTRHPWITVFVFMIILGIVQLIHRSMGPTSPSFSVFLFVMMVCSALTLIVWIISWNFWSLREPEMSRASRALLLRNRLSSWLALWVWISVGLLIFAVVDSLGQTVYAYLRHMGLFRGLSSFKALAAAAGVTGFMAVAQRVAILLAGMAGKGRPKLRVQFFASLGAIALLMVVLTSLSVIAHGFSWGWQIPYGNAGHMIWDNYAPKDKVGLSSERHIVIQEAGSEETLAVNDDDMAEIVSSMNWKWLSMTLLVCIGLSYAFGQTFQFLNQSSHAAIYGARLTRAYPGASNPIRLSGKGRSVTEVIKGDEVKMKEYTPHLTGGPIHLINVTLNETVSGKSQIEQRDRKGLAMAVSPFGISVGVNHHALWDRPADAVLEGDRNKFHIFQSETPHGGIFCEPLSLGQWTGISGAAFSTGLGSRTSLGLSLLCGMANLRLGYWWGSGVDPNIRTGATRNLKISRSIGAVFTEAFPVQMYMLNEFTARFHGPARPHWYLTDGGHFENTACYELVRRRVPLIIVCDNGCDPDYDFSDVANLVRKARKDFNTEITFLTDMELKEVLADSVYPFIGSLENLRRGNWSEQDLPREGKKTTVTPEQGGFSAAHAAIAKVCYDGKKEAESILFLIKPTLTGDEPIDLIQYHEEHEDFPQESTMNQYFDEAQWESYRKLGEVIGTRLFGAPQGESERLKWSPFQMNIQPLLEKVNQLNSQS